From a region of the Streptomyces venezuelae genome:
- the lepB gene encoding signal peptidase I has translation MDTEAPHTQRGPSSPSAGEERPRFAFSRTGRRTAGGRPLTWRRAGVLGVICTVFLLLFSNFVVQPFLIPSRSMEPTLEVGDRVLVNKLAYRFGDQPRRGDVVVFDGTGSFVGERPEDNPVGSLLHGAASALGLAEPSDTDFVKRVVGVGGDDVVCCDAGGRVAVNGVPLEEPYLHPADAPSAVPFRIVVPLGTLWVMGDHRSQSRDSRDHLGEPGGGMVPVDKVIGRADWIGWPLSRWTSVGGGHG, from the coding sequence ATGGACACCGAAGCACCTCACACGCAGCGCGGCCCCTCCTCCCCCTCCGCGGGGGAGGAGCGGCCGCGTTTTGCGTTCTCCCGGACCGGGCGGCGGACGGCCGGAGGGCGACCCCTCACCTGGCGCCGTGCCGGGGTGCTCGGGGTGATCTGCACCGTCTTCCTGCTGCTGTTCAGCAACTTCGTGGTCCAGCCCTTCCTGATCCCGAGCCGTTCCATGGAGCCGACGCTGGAGGTCGGGGACCGGGTGCTGGTCAACAAGCTGGCGTACCGTTTCGGCGACCAGCCGCGGCGCGGGGACGTGGTGGTCTTCGACGGCACGGGCTCCTTCGTGGGGGAACGCCCCGAAGACAATCCGGTCGGCTCCCTGCTGCACGGAGCGGCTTCGGCGCTCGGGCTGGCCGAGCCGTCCGACACCGACTTCGTGAAGCGGGTCGTGGGGGTCGGTGGTGACGACGTGGTGTGCTGCGACGCCGGCGGGCGGGTCGCCGTCAACGGCGTGCCGCTGGAGGAGCCGTACCTCCACCCCGCAGACGCGCCCTCGGCGGTGCCCTTCCGGATCGTCGTACCACTGGGGACCCTCTGGGTCATGGGTGATCATCGCTCCCAGTCCCGGGACTCCCGGGACCACCTGGGGGAGCCGGGCGGGGGGATGGTGCCGGTGGACAAGGTGATCGGGCGGGCCGACTGGATCGGCTGGCCGCTTTCGCGCTGGACGTCCGTGGGCGGCGGCCATGGGTAG
- the lepB gene encoding signal peptidase I, with the protein MGSRGRPKGGRDWDFEPEPEPEPVPPPVVALGRVEGGRAERRRTARKVRRRRRTRRAGEVPLLVVVALCIALLLKTFLVQAFFIPSGSMEQTIRIGDRVLVDKLTPWFGSEIERGDIVVFKDPGGWLKGEAARPPEDPIGVKQIKQALTFIGLLPNEQDLIKRVIGIGGDTVKCCDGRGRVTVNGSPLDEPYVNPGNTPSDIPFEVQVPEGRLFVMGDHRANSSDSRFHLDEGFQGTIPESGVVGEAVMIAWPRGHWTRLEQPATFRMVPDQARREGRGRRRRRRGAPFA; encoded by the coding sequence ATGGGTAGCCGCGGTCGGCCCAAGGGCGGACGGGACTGGGATTTCGAGCCCGAGCCCGAGCCGGAGCCCGTGCCGCCCCCGGTCGTGGCTCTCGGCCGGGTGGAGGGCGGCCGGGCCGAACGGCGCCGGACGGCCCGCAAGGTGCGCCGGCGCCGCCGCACGCGCCGGGCCGGCGAGGTGCCGCTGCTGGTGGTCGTGGCGCTGTGCATCGCCCTGCTCCTCAAGACCTTCCTGGTGCAGGCCTTCTTCATCCCGTCGGGCTCGATGGAGCAGACGATCCGGATCGGCGACCGGGTCCTCGTGGACAAGCTGACGCCGTGGTTCGGCTCCGAGATCGAGCGCGGCGACATCGTCGTGTTCAAGGACCCCGGCGGCTGGCTCAAGGGCGAGGCGGCCCGTCCGCCCGAGGACCCGATCGGGGTCAAGCAGATCAAGCAGGCCCTGACCTTCATCGGCCTGCTGCCCAACGAACAGGATCTGATCAAGCGGGTCATCGGCATCGGCGGGGACACCGTCAAGTGCTGCGACGGCCGCGGCCGGGTCACCGTCAACGGATCGCCCCTCGATGAGCCGTACGTGAACCCGGGCAACACGCCTTCGGACATCCCGTTCGAGGTACAGGTTCCGGAGGGCCGGCTCTTCGTGATGGGTGATCACCGGGCGAACTCGTCCGATTCCCGCTTCCACCTCGACGAGGGCTTCCAGGGCACGATCCCCGAGAGCGGGGTGGTCGGGGAGGCCGTCATGATCGCCTGGCCCCGCGGGCACTGGACCCGGCTGGAGCAGCCGGCCACCTTCCGGATGGTCCCCGATCAGGCACGGCGCGAGGGACGCGGCCGGCGGCGGCGCCGTCGGGGCGCGCCGTTCGCATAG
- the lepB gene encoding signal peptidase I: MAVGARSGRDEGEERPDDAVERDTEADGEASEHAHRSFWKELPLLIGIALLLALLIKTFLLQAFSIPSASMQNTLQMGDRVLVDKLTPWFGSEPERGEVVVFHDPADWLSGQPTPEPNVFQQVLSKIGLMPDASEKDLIKRVIAIGGDTVECKKGGPVVVNGKELDEPYIYPGNTPCDDAPFGPITVPKGKIWVMGDHRQNSEDSRYHQQDSTKGFVPVDKVVGRAVVVAWPLTRWSTLPVPDTFDQPGIGNQAAATALGLGAAGLAPVGLGPTALGLVGAVPLVMWRRQKLTRGRTDG; the protein is encoded by the coding sequence GTGGCGGTAGGCGCACGGTCCGGACGCGACGAAGGCGAGGAGCGGCCGGACGACGCCGTCGAGCGCGACACCGAGGCGGACGGCGAGGCCTCGGAGCATGCGCACCGGTCCTTCTGGAAGGAGCTGCCGCTCCTCATCGGTATCGCCCTGCTGCTTGCCCTGCTGATCAAGACGTTCCTGCTCCAGGCGTTCTCGATCCCGTCCGCCTCGATGCAGAACACCCTGCAGATGGGCGACCGGGTGCTGGTGGACAAGCTGACCCCGTGGTTCGGCTCCGAGCCGGAGCGCGGCGAGGTCGTCGTCTTCCACGACCCCGCGGACTGGCTGTCGGGGCAGCCCACTCCCGAGCCGAACGTCTTCCAGCAGGTGCTCAGCAAGATCGGCCTGATGCCGGACGCCTCCGAGAAGGACCTGATCAAGCGGGTCATCGCGATCGGCGGGGACACGGTCGAGTGCAAGAAGGGGGGACCGGTCGTCGTCAACGGCAAGGAGCTGGACGAGCCGTACATCTACCCCGGCAACACCCCGTGCGACGACGCCCCGTTCGGCCCGATCACCGTGCCCAAGGGCAAGATCTGGGTCATGGGCGACCACCGGCAGAACTCCGAGGACTCCCGCTACCACCAGCAGGACTCCACCAAGGGCTTCGTCCCTGTGGACAAGGTCGTCGGCCGGGCCGTGGTCGTCGCGTGGCCGCTCACCCGCTGGTCCACCCTCCCCGTGCCGGACACCTTCGACCAGCCGGGCATCGGCAACCAGGCCGCGGCGACCGCGCTCGGTCTCGGGGCCGCCGGACTGGCCCCGGTCGGGCTCGGCCCGACCGCGCTGGGGCTCGTGGGAGCCGTCCCGCTGGTCATGTGGCGCAGGCAGAAGCTGACCCGCGGCCGTACCGACGGGTAG
- the lepB gene encoding signal peptidase I: protein MGGTQAIRSGKDGRGGLGNVLSGIAVAIGFALFLGGFVWGAVVYRPYTVPTDSMTPTVRPGDRVLAQRIDGADVRRGDVVIFTDSQWSDSPMVKRVVGIGGDVVKCCGPAGEVTVNGTALDEPYADTTGPATDLAMPPGQTAPAGTPFEVAVPEGNLFLLGDQRSGSLDSRAHLQETGQGSVPRSAVSARVDALAWPSVSMLERPATYAALPGGISRPGPLRLQVVAVLAGAALVVLGSAYGPVARLLTRGRRRERAGAR from the coding sequence GTGGGCGGAACACAGGCAATACGCAGTGGCAAGGATGGCCGCGGCGGTCTCGGCAACGTGCTGTCGGGAATCGCCGTGGCCATCGGCTTTGCGCTCTTCCTCGGCGGCTTCGTGTGGGGGGCGGTGGTCTACCGGCCCTACACGGTCCCCACGGACTCGATGACGCCCACCGTGAGGCCCGGGGACCGGGTGCTGGCGCAGCGCATCGACGGCGCCGACGTGCGCCGCGGGGACGTGGTCATCTTCACCGATTCCCAGTGGAGCGATTCCCCGATGGTCAAGCGGGTCGTCGGCATCGGCGGCGACGTGGTGAAGTGCTGCGGCCCGGCCGGCGAGGTGACGGTCAACGGCACCGCGCTGGACGAGCCCTACGCCGACACCACCGGGCCGGCCACGGACCTGGCCATGCCGCCGGGACAGACCGCGCCCGCGGGAACCCCCTTCGAGGTGGCGGTTCCGGAAGGCAACCTCTTCCTGCTGGGCGACCAGCGGTCCGGCTCGCTGGACTCCCGGGCCCACCTGCAGGAGACCGGGCAGGGGAGCGTGCCGCGGTCCGCGGTCAGCGCCCGCGTCGACGCCCTGGCCTGGCCTTCCGTGTCGATGCTGGAGCGGCCGGCCACGTACGCCGCCCTGCCCGGCGGGATCTCGCGGCCCGGGCCGCTGCGCCTCCAGGTGGTGGCGGTGCTGGCCGGGGCCGCCCTGGTGGTGCTGGGGTCCGCGTACGGGCCGGTCGCACGGCTCCTCACGCGCGGGCGGCGGCGGGAGCGGGCCGGTGCCCGCTGA
- a CDS encoding NUDIX hydrolase, with product MPADPAAGHGRRKVSRVILLDPADRILLLHGFEPADPSDDWWFTPGGGLEGTESREQAALRELAEETGITEVELGPVLWHRYCSFPFDGRRWEQDEWYFLARTTQTETEMGGLTELERRSVTGARWWTSEELLAAHETVYPTRLAELLRTLLDDGPPGEPVVLAPEIV from the coding sequence GTGCCCGCTGACCCGGCCGCCGGGCACGGCCGCCGGAAGGTGTCGCGGGTGATCCTTCTGGACCCCGCGGACCGGATCCTGCTGCTGCACGGCTTCGAACCGGCCGACCCGTCCGACGACTGGTGGTTCACCCCGGGCGGGGGGCTGGAGGGGACGGAGAGCCGGGAGCAGGCCGCACTGCGCGAGCTGGCGGAGGAGACCGGGATCACCGAGGTGGAGCTGGGTCCGGTCCTGTGGCACCGCTACTGCTCCTTCCCCTTCGACGGGCGGCGCTGGGAGCAGGACGAGTGGTATTTCCTCGCCCGTACCACCCAGACCGAGACCGAGATGGGCGGCCTCACCGAGCTGGAGCGGCGCAGCGTCACCGGAGCCAGGTGGTGGACCTCCGAGGAACTTCTCGCGGCCCATGAGACGGTGTACCCGACCAGACTCGCCGAGCTGCTCCGTACGCTGCTCGACGACGGTCCTCCGGGTGAGCCGGTGGTCCTGGCCCCGGAAATCGTCTAG
- a CDS encoding DUF2469 domain-containing protein: protein MSAEDLEKYETEMELKLYREYRDVVGLFKYVIETERRFYLTNDYEMQVHSVQGEVFFEVSMADAWVWDMYRPARFVKQVRVLTFKDVNIEELNKSDLELPGS, encoded by the coding sequence ATGAGTGCCGAGGACCTCGAAAAGTACGAGACCGAGATGGAGCTGAAGCTCTATCGGGAGTACCGCGACGTCGTCGGGCTGTTCAAGTACGTGATCGAGACGGAACGCCGTTTCTACCTCACGAACGACTACGAGATGCAGGTGCATTCGGTCCAGGGGGAGGTGTTCTTCGAGGTTTCCATGGCCGACGCCTGGGTCTGGGACATGTACAGGCCGGCCCGCTTCGTGAAGCAGGTGCGGGTGCTCACCTTCAAGGACGTGAACATCGAGGAGCTCAACAAGAGCGATCTCGAACTGCCCGGCAGCTGA
- a CDS encoding YraN family protein — MNAKSVAQQALGRYGEELAARRLTEAGMTVIARNWRCRGGEIDIVAQDGDALVMCEVKTRRAGEFEHPMAAVRPAKAERLRALAGRWLADHGGPPPGGVRIDLVGVLLPRRGAPLVEHVRGVA; from the coding sequence ATGAACGCGAAGAGCGTGGCACAGCAGGCATTGGGGCGGTACGGCGAGGAGCTCGCGGCCCGGCGGCTGACCGAGGCCGGGATGACCGTGATCGCACGGAACTGGCGGTGCCGCGGCGGCGAGATCGACATCGTCGCCCAGGACGGGGACGCCCTCGTCATGTGCGAGGTCAAGACCCGTCGGGCCGGCGAGTTCGAGCATCCCATGGCCGCCGTACGGCCCGCCAAGGCAGAACGCTTACGCGCCCTCGCCGGGCGCTGGCTCGCCGACCACGGCGGACCACCCCCGGGCGGGGTGCGCATCGACCTCGTCGGGGTCCTGCTCCCGCGGCGCGGCGCGCCCCTGGTGGAACACGTCAGGGGGGTGGCCTGA
- a CDS encoding YifB family Mg chelatase-like AAA ATPase, which produces MGFARACSVALVGVDGVVVEVQADLEPGVAAFTLVGLPDKTLVESRDRVRAAVVNSGAAWPQKKLTVGLSPASVPKSGAGFDLAVAAAVLGAAEVVDPGAIADLVLIGELGLDGRVRPVRGILPAVLAAAEAGYRQVVVPQQCAAEAALVPDVSVLGVRSLRQLIAVLTGGEVPGEEPCDPPGRPDPMLAGLLVPGAGLGTGLARGRPGREDGADVPDLADVAGQHTARRALEVAAAGGHHLFLSGPPGAGKTMLAERLPWLLPPLTRQDSVEVTAVHSVAGILPPGEPLVARAPYCAPHHSATMQSLVGGGTGIPRPGAVSLAHRGVLFLDEAAEFHSRALDALRQPLESGHVVIARAAGVVRLPARFLMVLAANPCPCGRHTLHGAGCECPPSVIRRYQARLSGPLLDRVDLRVEVEPVTRGDLLGQGGRGESTAVVADRVRQARDRAAARFADTPWRLNSEVPGQELRTRWQAAPGALAPAERDLERGLLTARGLDRVLRVAWTVADLRGRDRPEALDVAVALELRTGIARGAMALVGAGT; this is translated from the coding sequence ATGGGGTTCGCGCGGGCCTGCTCGGTGGCCCTGGTCGGCGTCGACGGCGTGGTGGTCGAGGTACAGGCCGACCTGGAGCCCGGCGTGGCCGCCTTCACCCTGGTGGGGCTGCCTGACAAGACCCTGGTCGAGAGCCGGGACCGGGTGCGGGCGGCCGTGGTCAACTCGGGGGCGGCCTGGCCGCAGAAGAAGCTCACGGTCGGGCTGAGCCCGGCCTCCGTACCGAAGTCCGGCGCCGGCTTCGACCTGGCCGTCGCGGCGGCCGTGCTCGGCGCGGCCGAGGTGGTGGATCCGGGCGCGATCGCCGACCTGGTCCTGATCGGGGAACTGGGGCTGGACGGCCGGGTGCGTCCGGTCCGCGGGATCCTGCCGGCGGTCCTCGCCGCGGCCGAGGCGGGCTACCGGCAGGTGGTGGTGCCGCAGCAGTGCGCGGCGGAAGCCGCGCTCGTGCCGGACGTCTCGGTCCTCGGCGTACGGAGCCTGCGCCAGCTCATCGCGGTCCTGACCGGCGGGGAGGTCCCCGGGGAGGAACCCTGCGACCCGCCCGGCAGGCCGGACCCGATGCTGGCCGGACTGCTGGTCCCCGGGGCCGGACTGGGCACGGGCCTCGCCCGGGGCCGGCCCGGCCGGGAGGACGGCGCGGACGTCCCCGACCTCGCGGACGTCGCCGGGCAGCACACGGCCCGCCGCGCCCTGGAGGTGGCGGCCGCCGGCGGACACCACCTCTTCCTCAGCGGGCCGCCCGGAGCGGGCAAGACCATGCTGGCCGAGCGGCTGCCCTGGCTCCTGCCCCCGCTCACCCGACAGGATTCCGTGGAGGTCACGGCCGTCCACTCGGTCGCGGGAATCCTCCCGCCCGGCGAGCCGCTGGTCGCCAGAGCGCCCTACTGCGCGCCGCACCATTCGGCGACCATGCAGTCCCTGGTGGGCGGCGGGACCGGGATCCCCAGGCCCGGGGCGGTCTCCCTGGCCCACCGAGGCGTGCTCTTCCTCGACGAGGCCGCGGAGTTCCACAGCCGGGCACTGGACGCCCTGCGCCAGCCCCTGGAATCGGGGCACGTGGTCATCGCCCGCGCCGCCGGAGTGGTAAGGCTGCCCGCCAGGTTCCTGATGGTCCTCGCCGCCAACCCCTGCCCGTGCGGGCGCCACACCCTGCACGGGGCCGGCTGCGAATGCCCGCCTTCGGTGATCCGGCGTTACCAGGCACGGCTGTCCGGGCCGTTGCTCGACCGGGTGGACCTGAGGGTGGAGGTGGAGCCCGTGACCCGCGGCGACCTCCTGGGCCAGGGCGGCCGCGGGGAGTCCACCGCCGTGGTCGCCGACCGGGTGCGTCAGGCCCGGGACCGTGCCGCGGCCCGGTTCGCCGACACGCCGTGGCGGCTCAACTCCGAAGTGCCCGGGCAGGAACTGCGGACCCGGTGGCAGGCCGCACCCGGCGCGCTGGCCCCCGCCGAGCGCGATCTGGAACGGGGGCTGCTCACCGCGCGCGGTCTGGACCGGGTGCTGCGGGTCGCCTGGACCGTGGCCGACCTGCGCGGGCGGGACCGGCCCGAGGCGCTGGACGTGGCCGTGGCGCTGGAGCTGCGGACCGGGATCGCCCGCGGGGCGATGGCGCTTGTGGGGGCCGGGACATGA
- a CDS encoding tyrosine-type recombinase/integrase gives MRPLTGFGLCSADSCHRDRISGTNPFCSAHWLRWRNREDLTADFERWCRTTPAAAESTTVSLRGLAPVVVSELLFAVQARTDAGSKTSPMELRSIAQHAREQRAGQLDDVDIKPNTRLSGVVKSMRQMIAAGASTPELEQIKDVWNMGAFGMGKHRKLDFTPLLQEWMRRACKAWVLDSMPRRYGKNIPNGLSEMILCLRFLSQSLVRSREDAGMDASALGRRDIEAFLQFMAHLEHTGEISTNRRVTAARWTSRFLREIRDMGLTRTDQILAALPDDFALRRHDMPPIPSDEGPGRALPKEILSQLCERLPTLDQIRDGGDDIRNAIEILIDTGRRPDEIGCLAWDCLETDEHGKSVLVYTDFKNNRIGCRLPIPDSTAEIIVRQKKATRARFPDTELTRLALFPRPRQNADGTETFRTNHIGNVHRRWVNAMPPLMLADGTEFPGLEVVPYSYRHSYAQRHADAGTLPDVLRELMGHRSLQTTQGYYRVTEKRTRSAVDKLVSHQFDRHGNRVWTQARQLLEHEHARLRIGQVSVPYGICVEPSNVKAGGHSCPFRFRCVGCDHFRTDPSYLPELRTYLDTLLRDRERLAASTDLDAWARTEATPSEEEIKRIRTLIRCVETDLEGLTDDEREQIKEATKTLRKTRTVSLGMPGIRPAEPDLRLERDA, from the coding sequence GTGCGGCCTCTGACCGGCTTCGGGCTGTGCTCGGCGGACTCCTGCCACCGCGACCGGATCAGCGGAACGAACCCCTTTTGCAGTGCTCACTGGCTGAGGTGGCGGAACAGGGAGGACCTCACCGCGGACTTCGAGAGGTGGTGCCGCACGACACCCGCCGCGGCGGAGTCGACGACGGTCAGCCTTCGCGGCCTGGCGCCGGTGGTGGTCTCCGAACTCCTCTTCGCGGTTCAGGCCCGCACGGACGCCGGGTCCAAGACCTCGCCGATGGAGCTGCGGAGCATTGCTCAGCATGCGCGCGAACAGCGGGCCGGTCAGCTCGACGACGTCGACATCAAGCCCAACACCAGGCTGAGCGGGGTGGTCAAGTCGATGCGGCAGATGATCGCCGCAGGGGCCTCCACGCCGGAGCTGGAACAGATCAAGGACGTCTGGAACATGGGCGCCTTCGGCATGGGCAAGCACCGCAAGCTGGACTTCACCCCGCTTCTCCAGGAGTGGATGCGGCGGGCCTGCAAGGCGTGGGTTCTCGACAGCATGCCCCGCCGCTACGGCAAGAACATCCCCAACGGTCTCTCCGAGATGATCCTCTGCCTGCGGTTCCTCTCCCAGAGCCTGGTCCGCAGCCGCGAGGACGCCGGGATGGATGCATCCGCCCTCGGCCGCCGCGACATCGAGGCCTTCCTGCAATTCATGGCCCACCTGGAGCACACCGGCGAGATCAGCACCAACCGACGCGTGACGGCCGCCCGCTGGACCAGCAGGTTTCTGCGCGAGATCCGGGACATGGGCTTGACCCGGACCGATCAAATCCTGGCCGCGCTGCCCGACGACTTCGCGCTGCGACGGCACGACATGCCGCCCATCCCCTCCGACGAGGGACCGGGCCGGGCCCTGCCGAAGGAGATTCTGAGCCAGCTCTGCGAACGGCTGCCGACCCTCGACCAGATCCGTGACGGAGGGGACGACATCCGCAACGCGATCGAGATCCTCATCGACACCGGCCGCCGGCCGGACGAGATCGGCTGCCTCGCCTGGGACTGTCTGGAGACCGACGAGCACGGAAAATCCGTACTCGTCTACACCGACTTCAAGAACAACCGGATCGGCTGCCGCCTGCCGATCCCCGACTCCACGGCCGAGATCATCGTGAGGCAGAAGAAGGCCACCCGGGCCCGCTTCCCCGACACGGAACTGACCCGTCTGGCGCTCTTCCCGCGGCCTCGGCAGAACGCGGACGGAACCGAGACCTTCCGCACGAACCACATCGGCAACGTTCACCGCCGCTGGGTCAACGCGATGCCGCCGCTGATGCTGGCCGACGGCACCGAGTTTCCGGGGCTGGAGGTTGTGCCCTACTCCTACCGGCACTCCTACGCTCAGCGGCACGCGGACGCCGGAACCCTGCCCGACGTGCTCCGCGAGCTCATGGGCCATCGGTCGTTGCAGACCACCCAGGGCTACTACCGGGTGACGGAGAAACGCACCCGTTCCGCGGTCGACAAGCTCGTCTCCCACCAGTTCGACCGGCACGGCAACCGGGTCTGGACCCAGGCTCGCCAGCTCCTGGAGCACGAACACGCCCGGCTGCGGATCGGGCAGGTCTCCGTCCCCTACGGCATCTGCGTCGAGCCCAGCAACGTCAAGGCCGGCGGCCACAGCTGCCCGTTCCGGTTCCGCTGCGTTGGCTGCGACCACTTCCGCACCGACCCGTCGTACTTGCCCGAGCTGCGGACCTACCTCGACACCCTGCTGCGGGACCGCGAACGGCTCGCCGCCTCGACCGACCTGGATGCCTGGGCCCGCACCGAGGCGACCCCCTCCGAGGAGGAGATCAAACGCATCCGCACCCTGATTCGTTGTGTTGAGACCGACCTCGAAGGACTCACCGACGACGAACGCGAGCAGATCAAGGAGGCCACCAAGACCCTGCGCAAGACCCGAACGGTCTCCCTCGGGATGCCCGGCATCCGCCCGGCCGAGCCGGACCTCCGGCTGGAGCGTGACGCGTGA
- a CDS encoding tyrosine-type recombinase/integrase, with the protein MFWLRHSPGDGTAAVARAGSEPVRGPRRINTVLAGVREFLAHGTTLGTVPAFVLSQLYEIADERDLPPQARGEGHGLRYVAKARHRASEPDEPVGRASDEEVLALLRACHSARDRFIVLLLARAGLRRSEAVGLRREDIHFVLDAGVLGCRISGSHLHVVRRDNDNGAWAKSKRTRAVPVDFLLVQAYDQYVTERATCQEARDSDFVLVNLFRPPLGAPMPPRALNDLFDRLSRRARLDEGVHPHALRHAFASNAADAGAVLDEIADLLGHASPSSSQVYLHPDPQRLRSAVERVGALAPRRNR; encoded by the coding sequence ATGTTCTGGCTGCGGCACTCGCCCGGTGACGGCACCGCGGCGGTAGCCCGCGCCGGCAGCGAACCGGTCCGCGGGCCCCGCCGGATCAACACGGTGCTCGCCGGGGTCCGCGAGTTCCTCGCGCACGGCACGACGCTGGGCACGGTGCCCGCGTTCGTCCTCTCCCAGCTCTACGAGATCGCCGACGAACGTGACCTTCCGCCCCAGGCCCGCGGCGAAGGCCACGGCCTGCGCTACGTCGCCAAGGCCCGGCACCGGGCCTCCGAGCCGGACGAGCCGGTCGGCCGCGCCAGTGACGAGGAGGTCCTGGCCCTGCTGCGGGCCTGCCACTCGGCCCGCGACCGGTTCATCGTCCTGCTGCTGGCCAGGGCCGGGCTTCGCCGCAGCGAGGCCGTGGGCCTGCGACGCGAGGACATCCACTTCGTCCTGGACGCCGGCGTGCTGGGCTGCCGAATCTCCGGCTCCCACCTGCACGTCGTCCGCCGCGACAACGACAACGGCGCCTGGGCCAAGTCGAAGCGCACACGAGCCGTCCCCGTCGACTTCCTGCTGGTCCAGGCTTACGACCAGTACGTCACCGAGCGGGCCACCTGCCAGGAGGCCCGGGACAGCGACTTCGTGCTGGTCAACCTGTTCCGGCCGCCGCTGGGGGCGCCCATGCCGCCCCGCGCTCTGAACGACCTCTTCGACCGGCTCTCGCGCCGCGCCCGCCTGGACGAGGGCGTTCACCCCCATGCCCTGCGGCACGCATTCGCCAGCAACGCCGCCGACGCGGGGGCCGTCCTGGACGAGATCGCCGACCTGCTCGGCCACGCCAGCCCATCCAGCTCGCAGGTCTACCTGCACCCCGATCCGCAGCGGCTCCGGTCTGCGGTCGAGCGGGTCGGTGCTCTCGCTCCCAGGAGGAACCGATGA